The Methanolacinia petrolearia DSM 11571 genome has a segment encoding these proteins:
- a CDS encoding CBS domain-containing protein has product MKDSIQIGELFGIPIRLHFTFLIVIPLFTLIIAYQIEYSVSFLETVFGLPGPVDTSLITAGQMPYILGMIVTLSLFAGVLIHELAHSVVAISKGLEVKSITLLILGGVSQIDEGKSPEPDVELPMAIAGPLASLVIGIVTGIVALFSYYFISQPAVAGILFYVFGYLSVLNILLFLFNLIPAFPMDGGRVLRAFLAKRMPIHQATSIAADIGRGFAIVFGFIGLLLFNPILIIIAVFVYLGAGQEATMIKYSHLLEGVTVANAMSSPVTYISPASSVDAVVQAMYNTKHLGFPVIENGALIGVVTLHDINTISAIDREAMIVRDVMTKDPVTLPPEAPLTDALKLMSTMNIGRVPVVRDGQVEGIVTRTDILRFLELKELK; this is encoded by the coding sequence ACGTTTCTCATAGTGATCCCGCTTTTCACACTGATTATTGCGTACCAGATCGAATACAGCGTCAGCTTTCTTGAGACGGTATTCGGCCTTCCGGGTCCTGTCGACACATCACTTATCACCGCCGGCCAGATGCCGTATATTCTCGGTATGATAGTGACATTGTCACTTTTTGCCGGTGTACTGATCCACGAACTCGCCCATTCCGTCGTCGCAATCTCAAAAGGGCTCGAGGTAAAGAGTATTACACTGCTTATCCTCGGAGGGGTTTCACAGATCGACGAAGGGAAATCCCCGGAACCGGATGTAGAACTGCCGATGGCAATAGCAGGCCCTCTTGCCAGTCTTGTAATCGGAATTGTTACGGGAATTGTCGCCCTGTTCTCCTATTATTTCATATCACAGCCGGCAGTTGCAGGAATATTGTTCTATGTATTCGGTTACCTGAGTGTTCTGAACATCCTCCTGTTCCTTTTCAACCTCATCCCCGCATTCCCGATGGACGGTGGAAGAGTGCTCAGGGCGTTTCTTGCAAAGAGGATGCCGATTCACCAGGCGACATCGATTGCAGCGGATATAGGGAGGGGTTTTGCGATTGTGTTCGGTTTCATCGGTCTTCTGCTGTTCAATCCCATACTGATTATTATCGCTGTATTCGTCTATCTTGGGGCGGGGCAGGAAGCGACGATGATAAAATACTCACACCTGCTGGAAGGGGTAACTGTCGCAAATGCAATGTCGAGTCCGGTTACATACATCTCCCCGGCAAGTTCGGTTGATGCGGTAGTCCAGGCGATGTACAACACAAAGCATCTCGGGTTCCCGGTGATCGAGAACGGAGCGTTAATCGGCGTGGTCACGCTTCACGACATAAATACGATATCAGCTATCGACAGGGAAGCGATGATCGTAAGGGATGTTATGACGAAAGATCCAGTGACCCTCCCTCCCGAGGCGCCGCTGACTGACGCCCTGAAACTGATGTCTACGATGAACATCGGAAGGGTTCCGGTGGTCAGGGACGGTCAGGTGGAAGGAATAGTCACAAGGACAGACATCCTGAGATTCCTCGAATTAAAGGAATTGAAATAA
- a CDS encoding PAS domain-containing protein, whose product MGLFKKTEPRQATGENIYKESFYQTDTGMCLLTHPDFEIFDANNSFASIFGFEREELRGSLFAVVWKKCEERDLFFTEIIRNGHSPPKATRVLRPDDSERDIVISGVRLDEDMILITVFYLG is encoded by the coding sequence ATGGGACTTTTCAAAAAAACGGAACCACGACAGGCGACGGGTGAGAATATCTACAAGGAATCTTTTTACCAGACGGATACCGGGATGTGCCTCCTGACACACCCGGATTTCGAGATCTTCGATGCGAACAATTCCTTCGCATCGATTTTCGGATTTGAAAGAGAAGAACTCAGGGGTTCGCTATTTGCAGTGGTCTGGAAGAAATGCGAAGAGCGCGATCTTTTTTTCACTGAGATTATCAGGAACGGGCATTCCCCTCCAAAAGCCACACGGGTCCTCAGACCGGACGATTCCGAAAGGGATATTGTCATCTCCGGCGTCCGACTGGATGAGGATATGATTTTGATTACTGTTTTTTATTTGGGATAG